In Vibrio quintilis, the DNA window CTAATGCTTTGAGGTACTGCGCATCTCCGGTTTCAATAAAGTTCGCCAGTGCAACCCCGCTGGCCGTCGTCAACAGGGTATTCATATCACGATAAGAATTGGCTGCATCCTGCACAGCCAGAGCGCCGGACTGCGCCAGTGACTTATCAGCAATATTAGCAGTTTGCTCCCTGTCTTTTTTGATATCACCCTGACCGGGATCTGGTGAATTATCCTGTCCTGCTCCCATGAACAGACTCCTCTTTACCTGACTGAAAAAGAAGTTCAGAGGGCTCTCCCTCTGAACTCTGTATCATGATTACCGGCCAGCAATAATGTTACCGGAAACCTTACCTGTAACAGCTTCACCAGTGTTCATCAATGCATTGATGCCCTGTACCGTTGCAGTTTGCCACATCACATTCGCCTGTTGCTGACCTGTGGTCAGGTTTTGTGCCGCAATGCCCAGCGCCTGACTGGTACTCATCATCAGGTTGCCCATTGCGGTTGCGGGTACATCACCAAGAACTTTGGTATTCACTTGCGTTACAGAATCTGTAATCGCGCCATTCACTGTGTCTGGCATAATTTTGTCCTTATTAACAGATAGTTACTATAAACTGTTCGTTCCTGTAAACCGATCGTTTCTATAAACCGATCGTTTCTATAAACCGATCGTTACAGTTGCCGGAAAAACCGGGTTAACGGCCCGTGATGATTTCTTCGGTGACTGCCCCTGTCACAGCTTCACCGGTACTCATCAGTGCATTAATTCCCTGCACGGTGGCGGCCTGCCACATGATATTGGCCTGTTGCTGAGCCGTGACCAGATTCTGAGCTGCAACGCTCATCGACTGGCTGGTACTCATCATCAGATTACCCATGGCGGTCGCCGGTACACTTCCCAGCACTTCCGTATTTGCTTGTGTCACTGAGTCTGTAATCGCAGAATTGACTAAATCTGGCATGATTTTGGTCCTTATTGATTCATATTAGTGACGGGAAGTTCCGGTTAACGGCCTGTGATAATGTTATCAGTGACTTTACCTGTAACGGCTTCACCGGTATTCATCAGTGCATTAATTCCCTGAACTGTTGCAGCCTGCCACATCACATTAGCCTGTTGCTGTCCCATCGTTAAGTTCTGAGCGGCCACACCTAATGCCTGGCTGGTGCTCATCATTAAGTTGCCCATTGCAGTTGCAGGCACATCACCCAGAACTTTGGTATTCGCCTGAGTTACGGAGTCTGTAATCGCTTCATTCACATAATTTGGCATGATAATTTTCCTTATTGATTAGTATGATTTATGAGACAAGTAAGCCTTAGCGGCGGGTAATAATTTGTTGAGTGACTTTTCCTGTCACCGCTTCACCCGTATTCATTAATGCATTGATTCCCTGCACAGTCGCAGCCTGATACATCACATTGGCTTGTTGCTGACCTGTGACCAGGTTCTGAGCGGCTACACTGAGCGACTGGCTGGTAGGCATCATCAGATTTCCCATCGCTGTCGCAGGTGTATCACCCAAAACTTTTGTATTCACCTGAGTGACAGAATCTGTAATTGAACCATCTACTGTACTTGGCATAGTTTTCTCCTGTATAGAAGTGATTAAGCTATCGCTAGCTTATTAATGTATGACGTGGTTTCACGTCATGATGGATAAAGTGATTTACCCAATTTCTGTATCTGATGGCGATTGAGTCAGATGTCCGGCAGCTCTGACGGCATTCATCCAACAATGCGTATTCTTTTCTCTCTGCTGTATAGCACTCTTGCCTTTCAGCGAAATCCCCTGCTCAGGCATGGCGGTTCGCTTCAGGTGCGTTCTGAGGTTTATTATTGGCGAAAAGCGGCAGACTCTCTCCGCGAAATCACGGAGGTTTTCCGGCAAATCAATGCAACTTAGTGAATAAATAGAATCTGATATCCCAAACAAGCTGAAGAAGCATATTTCAGATGAATCAGGGAAATTGTTTGGGGATACAAAACCAAAGAAGAGAAAACAGGAAGAATGGTGAAACACGGACTAAATGCCGGGAGTAATCAATCAATAGTGAGTGATCATGCCTCCCCTGGAAAGGAGAGGCCGGAAAGAGGAAGAAAAAGAGGATTGCCGGTTCAATGGCAATTTAAATAACAATCAATAGTGATACACAGAAACGGTGCTCCCCTGATAATCAATCAGTTCTGCCCCGCCGTCCTGATTATTCCAGATAGCACGATGGCTGTTAAAACTATATTCATTTTCCTCCAGCCTGGCTTTACCAGTAAAAATCTTCAGTGAAACACCGGGCCGAAGCACACTTTTTTCCGGAAAAGTAAAACTTGTATCATTGCGGACAGACGTGACCTGCCAGCCACTCAGATCCACAATATGGTCAGAGGTATTGGTCATTTCAACAAACTCATCGCCTTCACCCCGGCCATCATGCCCATCCGCGTTGATATAGCTAATGATCACATCTGAGTGGGCAGCAAGGCCGTAAGCCCAGTGACAAACCACCTCACCGTGATGATTTTTCAGAGTCGCCAGATCCCCGCGGTTATTCCAGATCGGATGATTAAACTGAAAACTATGGGAGTGCGCCCCGGAGGTATGAACAATAAACTGCCGGTGTGGATGCAGCAGTGAATGTTCCGGAAAGGTATACAGCTGATGCGGCGAACCGGCTTCAATGGTCCAGCCGGACAGGTCAGCAATCAACGCTCCCCGGTTTTTGATGGTAATGGTTTCATCAAGCTGATCGGTCTCTCCTTTAAACTGAAGGTGAGAAATCTCAATCTGATGTCTGAGTTGTAACTGATTCAGCTCATCCCAGACCTGATCGACAGCCTTTACAGAAGGCAAATCATTTCCGGGAAGTTGATCAATTATTTTCTGCATATCCTGACGGATCTGACAATGAATCACTGACACGGTGTGCTCCTTTTTTCCGGACCATAATCGGTTTTTTTGAGGTTGTGTTTGGGTAAACACATGTACCGCTATACTAAGCAAAATCCGGCGGAATTTAACGGCGAAACCACCGGACTTTGCGGTGAAACAGAGGATAAATCAGACTCATTGCACCCTCATCTCACCCGCCCGGCTACGCCTGCAAACCATGTGCGCTGTAACATCGCCTCAGCCTGCATAAAGTGATAATTCCTGATAAAAAATTCATTCATTTTCCGAAAAAAAACAACAGCAAACCCGGTCACATTCTGTAGCAGCAGGACATTTTTAGGATGGTGTTTACAACCAACAATTAAATGGACAAATCACGTGAACTATCAACTCATCAACAGGCTATTACCGGTCAGAAACATTCTGGCAAAACGCCGTATCCCAATAATGATACCGCTGATTCTGGCCGGGCTGCTGAGCGCCTGTCACGGGGCAGATACTGACACTGCTGCCACAACCGGCAATCACAACACCGAACGTGTGTACTACAAAGCGGATAACGATGACTATGAACAGGCCAGTTTATATGTCTGGAATGATCAACATTGCCATGCATACGCGGCCACCAATCCGGATGCGGCGGACTGGTCAAAAGGCCTGTCGCCGGACGGCACTGACCCGCATTACGGTGTTTACTGGGATCTGGCAGTCATTGACGATGCCACTCAGTGTGTCAATTTTATTCCGCGGATTGGCGGGGAAAAACCGTTGGGTGACTTCGATGCCACCCTTGATTTCACCCAAACGGATGATCACAACGCGGTGTACACCCGTCAGGGCGTTGCTGCGGTTTATCCTGAGCTGATTCCCGGTGGCGCTGTCCCGGAGAATACCGCGCGTATTTATCTCAACAGTACTGACAATGACATCAATCATTTCACACTTCATCTCTGGAATGACGCAAATTGTACTAATTTTAATGGAAGTGATACGACATGGCCGGGAATTGCGCCCACCGGATACAGTGAGACTTACGGTGCCTACTGGGATATTCCCGTGCTTTCTGCCGAAAAAACGGGTGGAACCGGTCACTGTATCAATCTCATTCCTAATAATAAAACCAGTGGCAACTATCAGACGGCTGACCTGAAATTTGAACCGGATAAAACCACAGCCATCGGACTGATTGGCTTTATTTTTAAAGGAACAGACAAAGTGTATTATCAGGCGCTCTCACATCACCCCGAAGCTCAGGTTGAACTCAGCGGTGCCAGTGCGATTTTTGCAGATGCGCACACCCTGCTGATTAACCGGACAGACGCAACAAAAGTCACGCTGTATTACTCAGAAACCGGTGAACTGAGTTATGACAGCCACAGCAAAACGATTTCCGGCGCAACCGGAAGCATTTCCTCAACCCGCCCCGGCGACACCAGCTGGCAAACCGCCAAGCCCCATCTGAAGGATGACTTCACCGGGTTCAGTTTTGACTTTGCAGCCAATGGCGTGTCGCTGAAAACCCTGCTCAAAGATCAGTTACTGGTGACCGCCAGTGATGCCAGCGGCGTCATTCTTGCCACCGCGGTTCAGCCCGCCAGTGCGCTGGATGATCTTTATGCACAAACGGCCAGCAGGCTTGAATACGGCGCGGTTGTCAATGAAGACGGCACGACCACGTTTCGTTTATGGGCACCGACAGCACAGAAGGTCCAACTGATTCCTTACACGGCAGATAAGCAGGCGCAGGCAGCCATGGCGATGAATTTTGACAACGCTTCGGGCAGCTGGGTGGCAGAACAAACCACACTGGCAGCCGGTGATTATTACCGCTACCGGGTCAAAGTCTATCATCCGGCAACACAGCAAATTCAGACCTATGAAGTCTCAGACCCGTATTCGCTGAGTCTGTCGATGAATTCACAATACAGTCAGGTGGTGGACTTGTCCGATCCGGCGCTCAAGCCTGCTGGCTGGGATGCACTGACAGCACCGCATTCGCAGGATAACCCGGCCGGGCTGGTGATTTATGAAGCCCATGTCCGGGATTTTTCATCCACCGACAGGTCCACCATCCCGGCATATCGCGGCAAATATCTGGCTTTTACCCAGGCAGACTCGGTGCCGGTCGAACACCTGAAGGCACTGGCAGACGCCGGTGTCACGCATCTGCACCTGCTGCCGGTGTTTGATATCGCCACCATTAATGAAGATCCGACCCGGATTGCGACGATTGATACCCGGTTTTCATTTTTGTGCCAGCTCGATGGCACGATCAACAATGATCCGGATTTCGGTCACTACTGCACCAGCGATGAAACTTTAGCCTCGGTCTTTCAGGCATTAACCGCAAGGGATCATAAAGAAAATGCGGTGGTTCAGCGTCTCAACAGCCATGTCCGGAATATTGATGCCTTTAACTGGGGGTATGATCCGTTCCATTACACCGTCCCGGAAGGCTCTTATGCTACACAAGCCGAAGGTATGGGCCGGATTAAAGAATTCCGGAAAATGGTAATGGCAATCAAACAGGAGATTGGCATGAATGTGATTATGGACGTGGTTTACAATCACACCAATGCCTCCGGTATTGCCGATACATCGGTGCTTGACCGGATTGTTCCCTGGTATTATCAGCGTCTGAATGAGATCACCGGGGCAGTTGAGCAATCAACCTGTTGCTCCAATACCGCGCCGGAAAATAAAATGTTCGGCAAACTGATCGATGACTCCATTTCTGTCTGGGTCAAACAGTACAAGATCGATGCATTCCGCTGGGATTTAATGGGGCATCACCCGCTGGCTCAGATTAAGCAAACGCTGGCCGCCGCCAGAGCGATCAATCCACAGGTTTATTTCTACGGCGAAGGCTGGAACTTCGGCGAAGTCGCCGATGACCGGATGTTCGTACAGGCCACTCAGGCGAATCTCGGCGGTACCGGTATTGGCTCTTTCTCCGACCGGCTGCGTGATGCCGTGCGCGGCGGCGGGCCGTTCGACAGCGATCAGGATCTGCGCCTTAATCAGGGTTTCGGCAATGGTGTGTATGTGCAGGTCAATAATCTCAATACTCAGCTCCCGGCCCTGAAATCCACAGCGCTGCATCTGGCCGATCTGATCCGGCTCGGTATGGCCGGTAATCTCAAAGATTTTGTCTTCACCGACAGTAAAGGAAAAACGGTGAAAGGGTCAGAAGTGGATTACAACGGCCAGCCCGCCGGGTACGCGCAGGATGCGTGGGAAGTGCAGAATTACGTCTCCAAACACGATAATCAAACCCTGTGGGATAACAATCAATATAAGATTGCCTATGACGTCAGTGCCGCAACCCGCACCCGGATGCAGGCCGTCAGCCTCGCTACTGCCATTCTTGGTCAGGGGATACCTTTTATTCATATGGGCAGCGAGTTATTACGTTCCAAATCCATGCAGCGGGACTCTTACGACTCCGGCGACTGGTTCAATAAAGTCGATTTCACCAAAAATGACAGCAACTGGAACAGCGGCCTGCCCCGCGAAGATAAAGACGGCAGTAACTGGTCGATGATTGAAAAAATTCTGCACAATGCCGGCGACAATGCCAAACCGTCGCCGGACAATATCGCCGCGATGGATCGTTATTTCCGCGAGCTGGTTGCCCTGCGCGCTTCTTCCGGGCTGTTCAGTTTAGGCAAGAGCAGCGAGATCAAACACCGGGTCAGATTCTGTAACACCGGTCCGGACCAGATTCCCGGCCTGATTGTCATGGCAATTGATAACAGTGGCAGTTTGCACGACAGCAGCATCGATCCCGACAGAGCCGGTCTTTTGGTGGTGATCAATGCTTCCCCGTCAGCCATCAGCAACTATGCCGGATTTGATGCCACCGGTTATACACTGCATACCATTTCTCAGCTGGCGGGATCTGATTCAATTGCGGTTCACGGACAAAACACTGCCAGGGTTGAAGAAAACCTGCTGTCTGTCCCGGCATGGTCTGTGGCTGTGTTTGAGAAAAGGGGATGACGTGTCAGCTCCGCATGCTTGCGGAGCTGACGACTTTGCCGGATAAACTGCCTCACACAGGAAGGCGTGACGCCAAACATCTCTCTGCAGGTCCGGCAAAAATGAGAACTGTCAGCAAAACCGTGACCAATCGCGAGCTCGGTCAGGGACATATCACTGCCAATATCAAATATGGCCCCCTGTAATTTTTTCCATAGCAGATAACGTCTGAAATTAGTGCCGGTATTAGACTTGAACAAATGTAAAAAACGCCCCTCCGACAGGCATAACAACTTTGACATTGACTGCGAGGAGATTTTTTTTGTTTCAAGTGAGTCAATAAACAGAATTGCTTTTTGAATCCGGACATCCGGATAATACTCATATTCAAAATCTGAGTTTAATATTGCGATGACTGTCGCCACATCTAAATGTCCCGGATGAGACATCGCACGGAAACACAATACAGCAAGTTTTTCTGATTGTTTCCGGCTCAGGCAAACCATATTTCTGTTCTGAATGAAGCAGCTCAAAAGCTGAACACCAGGAAATGTGGGCTCAATAATCAATGTCATGCAATGCATGTTTTCCGTGTACATTTTATGTCTGACACCTGAGTCAACAATCAGGCCAAATGCTTCATAGCGATGTGCACCGGTTTCCATTCTGAGCTTGTTCGCCTGCAGAGAGAGGCTGATTTGAATACCGATATGGCGATGACATTCTGTAGAAACGTTGTAGCTGGTAATAATCATCCAGCCATTATTCATTTTAAAATCAACTACAGTGCGATCCTTCGCTTTGTCTGCCAGCTGCATATGATCTCTTCCATATACCAATACGATTGCGTATAAAGCATATTATCAAACAGATTGTATATATGCACTTCATAAATAAAAATGATAATCAGTATCTAACCAGGCAATACCCGGATAGTCTGAAGAGACCGGGGTCATCATGCTGCCTGGGTTTACCCAAACAGCATGAACCGGGAAGTATTAATCATTTCCCTGCGCAGTAACATACTGACTTAAGGAAGCAATTGTCGGATACTCAAATCCCAGAGTCGGGTCGAGATCCATGCCTAATGCTTCTTCCAGGCCTCCAATCATCTCAACCCGGGTCACAGAATCTAATCCCAGACTGTCAAAAGAAGTATCTACACTGACAGGTAAATTATTCTTCTGAAACATAGGTTCCAGATAATCTTTAAGCCACTGAGTTGGATTTTTTTCTTTCATCTTCGAAATCCTTTATTGAAATCAAACTACATAAAACGTTGAAATTACTTTGTTCATATCTTTTCCGGCACAAAGCCCGCTGCACTTTGCCACTGGATGTCATCGGGAGTGTATTTGCAGGAATCAAGACTAAATCCCGGATCGATACTTCGTATGCCTGAGTTAATGCTGTCACTGACTGATAAATACTTTCAGCCAGTGCCGGACTTTTTAAAGCGGCTTTTTCCACTTCCTGAATCAGGACAATTTCCTGTCCGGTCTGGATGGCGGCAGTTTTATTCTTCCGGAATAAAGGTGAAATATCGGCCAGGCTGCGTTCAATATCCTGAGGAAAAATATTCCGCCCCCGGACAATGATTAAATCCTTGAGCCTTCCTGATATAAACAGCTGATCATCTTGTGTGATTCCTGAGTCTCCTGTCCGTAAAAACGGGCCTTGTCCGCAGGCGGTGTACGCGTGGAAGTCCTGTCGGGTTTTGTCCGGAT includes these proteins:
- a CDS encoding RebB family R body protein, producing the protein MPDTVNGAITDSVTQVNTKVLGDVPATAMGNLMMSTSQALGIAAQNLTTGQQQANVMWQTATVQGINALMNTGEAVTGKVSGNIIAGR
- a CDS encoding RebB family R body protein codes for the protein MPSTVDGSITDSVTQVNTKVLGDTPATAMGNLMMPTSQSLSVAAQNLVTGQQQANVMYQAATVQGINALMNTGEAVTGKVTQQIITRR
- a CDS encoding AraC family transcriptional regulator, producing the protein MQLADKAKDRTVVDFKMNNGWMIITSYNVSTECHRHIGIQISLSLQANKLRMETGAHRYEAFGLIVDSGVRHKMYTENMHCMTLIIEPTFPGVQLLSCFIQNRNMVCLSRKQSEKLAVLCFRAMSHPGHLDVATVIAILNSDFEYEYYPDVRIQKAILFIDSLETKKISSQSMSKLLCLSEGRFLHLFKSNTGTNFRRYLLWKKLQGAIFDIGSDMSLTELAIGHGFADSSHFCRTCREMFGVTPSCVRQFIRQSRQLRKHAELTRHPLFSNTATDHAGTDSRFSSTLAVFCP
- a CDS encoding RebB family R body protein, producing the protein MPDLVNSAITDSVTQANTEVLGSVPATAMGNLMMSTSQSMSVAAQNLVTAQQQANIMWQAATVQGINALMSTGEAVTGAVTEEIITGR
- a CDS encoding RebB family R body protein, which gives rise to MPNYVNEAITDSVTQANTKVLGDVPATAMGNLMMSTSQALGVAAQNLTMGQQQANVMWQAATVQGINALMNTGEAVTGKVTDNIITGR
- a CDS encoding acyl carrier protein codes for the protein MKEKNPTQWLKDYLEPMFQKNNLPVSVDTSFDSLGLDSVTRVEMIGGLEEALGMDLDPTLGFEYPTIASLSQYVTAQGND
- a CDS encoding lamin tail domain-containing protein is translated as MSVIHCQIRQDMQKIIDQLPGNDLPSVKAVDQVWDELNQLQLRHQIEISHLQFKGETDQLDETITIKNRGALIADLSGWTIEAGSPHQLYTFPEHSLLHPHRQFIVHTSGAHSHSFQFNHPIWNNRGDLATLKNHHGEVVCHWAYGLAAHSDVIISYINADGHDGRGEGDEFVEMTNTSDHIVDLSGWQVTSVRNDTSFTFPEKSVLRPGVSLKIFTGKARLEENEYSFNSHRAIWNNQDGGAELIDYQGSTVSVYHY
- the pulA gene encoding pullulanase-type alpha-1,6-glucosidase, translated to MIPLILAGLLSACHGADTDTAATTGNHNTERVYYKADNDDYEQASLYVWNDQHCHAYAATNPDAADWSKGLSPDGTDPHYGVYWDLAVIDDATQCVNFIPRIGGEKPLGDFDATLDFTQTDDHNAVYTRQGVAAVYPELIPGGAVPENTARIYLNSTDNDINHFTLHLWNDANCTNFNGSDTTWPGIAPTGYSETYGAYWDIPVLSAEKTGGTGHCINLIPNNKTSGNYQTADLKFEPDKTTAIGLIGFIFKGTDKVYYQALSHHPEAQVELSGASAIFADAHTLLINRTDATKVTLYYSETGELSYDSHSKTISGATGSISSTRPGDTSWQTAKPHLKDDFTGFSFDFAANGVSLKTLLKDQLLVTASDASGVILATAVQPASALDDLYAQTASRLEYGAVVNEDGTTTFRLWAPTAQKVQLIPYTADKQAQAAMAMNFDNASGSWVAEQTTLAAGDYYRYRVKVYHPATQQIQTYEVSDPYSLSLSMNSQYSQVVDLSDPALKPAGWDALTAPHSQDNPAGLVIYEAHVRDFSSTDRSTIPAYRGKYLAFTQADSVPVEHLKALADAGVTHLHLLPVFDIATINEDPTRIATIDTRFSFLCQLDGTINNDPDFGHYCTSDETLASVFQALTARDHKENAVVQRLNSHVRNIDAFNWGYDPFHYTVPEGSYATQAEGMGRIKEFRKMVMAIKQEIGMNVIMDVVYNHTNASGIADTSVLDRIVPWYYQRLNEITGAVEQSTCCSNTAPENKMFGKLIDDSISVWVKQYKIDAFRWDLMGHHPLAQIKQTLAAARAINPQVYFYGEGWNFGEVADDRMFVQATQANLGGTGIGSFSDRLRDAVRGGGPFDSDQDLRLNQGFGNGVYVQVNNLNTQLPALKSTALHLADLIRLGMAGNLKDFVFTDSKGKTVKGSEVDYNGQPAGYAQDAWEVQNYVSKHDNQTLWDNNQYKIAYDVSAATRTRMQAVSLATAILGQGIPFIHMGSELLRSKSMQRDSYDSGDWFNKVDFTKNDSNWNSGLPREDKDGSNWSMIEKILHNAGDNAKPSPDNIAAMDRYFRELVALRASSGLFSLGKSSEIKHRVRFCNTGPDQIPGLIVMAIDNSGSLHDSSIDPDRAGLLVVINASPSAISNYAGFDATGYTLHTISQLAGSDSIAVHGQNTARVEENLLSVPAWSVAVFEKRG